The DNA segment CTTAAACTAAGCATACAATTCTTCAAACTTCCTAACAATgtcatcttcttcattttcgTCATTCCCGCCCCCGCCCTTccctgtcttcttcttctccaagtgACTTTTCATTTCAGAAATGGTCTTCTGTAATTGCTCAATCACTTTATCCTTCTCCTGGATTTCATCACGGGCTTGAAGCAATGCTCTCCTTTGCCATTCTGTACCAACCTCTTCATCGAACCAAGAGAAGTAATTGCATTCATTTCCAAGCTGCAATAAGGTCAAAATTCAAACCCAATTCAAATTCAGATTCCATTATATCCAGATTCCATCATATATTCATACCTTAAAACGCGGACAGCCATAAAAGTGTCGACCAGGATTTTTCTCAGTCCAAGCTTGCCTTATTTTCGCCGGCAAGCCACAGTGACACAACCTCAGACAAGAAAATCGGCGGCGGCTCCTTTGCGATAAAGacgaacccgaacccgaacccaCTTCCATCTTCACTTTTTCCATCTCACTTGCTCGGCGAGGGGGGAAGAGAATTCGATTCTCAAAATAGAGAAGAGAGacgagagagggagagagacacGGGAGAGAGGGGGGGAAGAGGAAATGGGGGGAgaaatagagagaaagagagagggagagatgaAAAAGGGATAAAAAGTCAAACTGAAAGTACTTGAAAGGCTTTGGGAGGGGAGTAAATTTGTGTGGTTGAGATAATTgcccaaaaaaaatttgttcataGTTATACCCAAGATACTAGTATTCCCAACTTTGGTCATAGTTATATTTTTGTCGGTTTCTAATTTATTTAGTGTtactaatctattaaaattggTTATCTAGTTTTACCTTCAATATTACTAGtttaaattgttatatatatagttccGTGCAATTATATTTAGCGAATAGATATAACTCGAAAGTTTCGTTTGTAAGATGTCTTTGGCCAACAAAGTGTTATTGGAATTACAAGGTCTCGTAAGGGATACATGAGAGTTTTTTTCCtaaatttcagaaattgatAACCgagttttattataaatatatgttagaGTTgcgaaaacaaatataaaacaatgATATTCAGGTTTTGATAGAGAAAAAACTATGAGATTCGAGTTTTGATATAGATAATACTAATGtcattacaaaacaaagtagATTTCAAGTTTACGCAGTTTTCCAAGTCATACAACACGATACAACACGAAATGAAACAAAGTTCAAGAGCCACAAAATCAAGTACCCAAATGCATTACTCGAAATATGCATTACTCCAAATTCATCCAAATTTAAACTCTTTTCCTTCCTTGCCGCTTGATGCGATATGGAGGTATGATCTTCACCTCCTTGATCTGATCTGGTACATTCCAAGAAGCCATGTCGGGCACAACATTAAGTGTTCTGGAATACGCCAAATGCCACATTTCCGTCCAGTAGTATTTTGAGCACAACTCATGGATATCAAGGCGCCTGCCATCAACATTCCTAGCGAAATAGATATAAGCTGCCAGTCCATGCAGACAAGGGAAGTTTTCATAGTCCCACACCTTGCAAGTACAAGTTTTTCCAACCAAGGTCGCCCAAAACACCTTTCCTGCAGTGTCAGTGATCTCGTACTTAAGCTCGTAACTATCAAGTTCCCGCACAGGTAACTTATGTGCAACAGCCCATAGATCGTGCAAGTAGTTCTCAACCCGAGGCACCAGTCTTGTATTCATTGATCTAGAAACAACATCCTTCCGTTGAGTGAACCAATCAGAGAATTTCCTTATGATACAATCCAGCATTGGTATTAAGGCCCACCTTGTTGCCTCTTTAAACACGTTCTTCATTGATCCCAGAGTGTTGCTTGTATCCAAGTTGTACCTATCACGTGGGAAAAAAACCCTTGCCCATTTGTCCTTTTCAATACCACATTCCTCCACATACTTGTACGCAGCTGGACATCTTATCTTAAATGAGTCGTAAGCAGAATTGAAGTCATCAACCGTGTAATATCTGCCCAACTCCATAAGTTTTTGCCCGACTATATTCTTGTTGACGTTACAAGCATGTAATTTCACCTTTTCCTTCAAATGCCATAAACAATGACCATGGTGAGCCTGTGGAAATACGTTTCCTATGGCGAAAATCAAGCTCTGATGAAGAGTACTAATGAAAACCAGTTCAGAAGAGTCTGGTATAACACTTTTAAGCATCTCGAAAAACCAAGTCCAACTAGCAAGATTCTCACCATCTACTACTGCAAACGCAAGTGGATAACTCTGACCATTAGGATCCTGAGCTTTCGCGAAAACTAAAACACCACCGTTCTTCAGACGTATCCCCTCCACAGCTATCACCTTCCTCATAACTGCAAACCCTTCAATGCAAGCTCCCAAAGCTATGAAAAGGTACTCAAATTTACTTCTATCATCCAATTTCAAACAGGTTTTTGTCCCCGGATTCACTTGCTCTAACATGTACAAATAGCTATACAACATCTTGTAGCTCTCTTTCGGACTACCAGGTATATCTCTGACGTGATTGCTCATTGTGTCCTGCCAAAAGGAACCAAACAAAAGAAACTCACTACAATTTCCCCTACTATTATCCTGCTACAGTTTTACCAGTTATTCGAATTTTTCCTGTTTTCCTAATTCTACCAGTTGTACCCAGTTATTCAGTTTTACTACAATTTATCAAGAACAATTGAATAATCTAGGGTTTATCCCTATCCCTCAACTCCAATTCACCTACCGAAATTCATTATACCGAAATTTACCCCGAAACTAAACAAAACTTGTCACAATTACAAATCTATTAAAACCCCCAAAACCTACTTCCGAAATAATGCTCGAACAGAGCATAACTTACCGGCAGCGTTCGAGAagctgagagagagaggagtggAGGAGGAGTGGAGGAGGAGTGGAGGAGGGGGAGAGTGGAGGAGGAGCTGCAGGAGGAGCTGTAGGTTGGGTGGTCTGGGGGGAGGGGAGCTCGGGGAGAATCGGGAttcacttttttctttttttttagaccAAACCAACAAACATAAGAaccacttttaattttttttacagacCAATCCAATTCAGATCCGACCAAACCCGAGTTATGTTGGATGCCGATTTTGGTTTGGGACATTCTTGGTTCCAATTAAAATATGTCCTTTTGGTCTTTTCACATATTCATTAATGCTTGATGggtatagtatattttatggTGCATAGGAGATTGATTGAGGAGGAGATTGGGCATTGGAGGTGATGTCCCGAGTTGAGACATAAAAAATCCAGAATCTAATGTGTAATTAAAGCAATCCACTCTTCAATTAATTACTTAATTAAAGTAAACCTCCTCGAAGCAGGTTAACCACCCAACCCACTTTCAACTCCCACTCTCTCCACCCTACGCGTAAAAACCACGCAGATATCTCATGCGAAGATCTTCATCGTACATGTGTAGATGAAGATTCGTGGACCACACACGCTGGTGGAAGAACGTGTACCATTACTCTTAACATTcgcgttaaaaatatataaaaaaaagttgagaACCGACCGACCGGAGATCGAAGATGTGTACCTGAGAGAATCCTTGTCTTCTTCATACAAACCCTCCAACTCTCTCTCCGGCAAGATCT comes from the Brassica napus cultivar Da-Ae chromosome A7, Da-Ae, whole genome shotgun sequence genome and includes:
- the LOC106355831 gene encoding uncharacterized protein LOC106355831, whose product is MSNHVRDIPGSPKESYKMLYSYLYMLEQVNPGTKTCLKLDDRSKFEYLFIALGACIEGFAVMRKVIAVEGIRLKNGGVLVFAKAQDPNGQSYPLAFAVVDGENLASWTWFFEMLKSVIPDSSELVFISTLHQSLIFAIGNVFPQAHHGHCLWHLKEKVKLHACNVNKNIVGQKLMELGRYYTVDDFNSAYDSFKIRCPAAYKYVEECGIEKDKWARVFFPRDRYNLDTSNTLGSMKNVFKEATRWALIPMLDCIIRKFSDWFTQRKDVVSRSMNTRLVPRVENYLHDLWAVAHKLPVRELDSYELKYEITDTAGKVFWATLVGKTCTCKVWDYENFPCLHGLAAYIYFARNVDGRRLDIHELCSKYYWTEMWHLAYSRTLNVVPDMASWNVPDQIKEVKIIPPYRIKRQGRKRV